A genomic region of Candidatus Nanopelagicales bacterium contains the following coding sequences:
- a CDS encoding nucleotide pyrophosphohydrolase translates to MSFESLTTRTRAFATERDWEQFHTPKNLAMALAGEAGELLAEFQWLTAEESANLSTEQRTAVSEELADVLIYLCRLADVAGIDLEQAALDKIEANSVRYSIEVAKGNAAKVERSE, encoded by the coding sequence ATGAGCTTTGAATCTCTAACTACCCGCACCCGCGCGTTCGCGACCGAGCGGGACTGGGAGCAATTCCACACGCCCAAGAATCTCGCCATGGCGTTGGCCGGCGAGGCGGGCGAGCTACTGGCCGAGTTCCAGTGGCTCACAGCGGAGGAGTCGGCGAACCTGAGTACCGAACAGCGAACGGCTGTGTCGGAGGAGCTGGCGGACGTCCTGATCTACCTCTGCCGCCTAGCCGATGTCGCCGGCATCGATTTGGAGCAGGCCGCACTGGACAAGATCGAGGCGAACTCGGTCCGCTACAGCATTGAGGTCGCCAAGGGCAACGCGGCCAAGGTGGAAAGGTCTGAGTGA